The genomic stretch GTGCGGAAACTGAAATTTTCGAGCATCGTGGGTGAAGTCCCAGAGTGCGGGAAGCGGCGGACGCAGCGAATTCCGAGCGGCTTCGCGCGGCGCCTAAGATGCGCGCGAAGCCGCTCGGTTTTATTGCTGCTTAGTGATCCTTCTTCCAGGCGTCGGAATTCACCCAGTAGTCGAGGTTCTTCTGCAGGCGGCCGTCGATGGTGACCTGGTTGAGGAACAGGTTCATCCAGATCAGCAGGTCCGGCTCGTCATAGCGGGTGGCGAAGGCAAGCGGCTCCTTCGACAGAAGATCCGGCATGATGGTGAAGCTGCCGGCCGGGTAGGCCGTCTGCTGGCCCTTGACCGCCGAGATGTCGTTGACGCCGCAATCGGCCTGGCCGTTGTTGACGGCGTCGAGCAGCAGCGGGCCGCCGCCCTTGTAGCTCTTGATGTCGGCATCGGGGAAGGCGGCCTTGGCTTCCTTCTCACCGGTGGCGCCGAGCAGCACGGCGATCTTGGTGCCCTTGGCCTTGCAGTCCTCGGTGGTCTTGAACTTGCTGTCGGCCTTGGTGAAGACGGTGCTGCCCGTATACATGTAAGGCGTGGTGAAGGCGACCTTCATGCCGCGCGCCAGCGTCGGCGTCATGTCGGCGACCAGCAGATCGGCCTTGCCCGAAAGCAGCGCCGGGATCAGGCCATCCCAGTCGAAGTCGAGGAAGGTGATTTTCACACCCATTTCCTTGGCCATCAGTTCGGCGAGTTCAACCGAACTTCCGGTGCGTTCGCCATTGGCGCCGACCAGCGAGAAGGGCGGTCCTTGAGTCTGCACCGCAACCCGCAATTCGCCGCGCTTGGTGATCTCGTCGAGCGTTCCGGCACTGGCGGCGGCGGTCAAGCCCGCGAGCGCAAGTCCGGCGATGAAAAGTCTGGCAATCTTCATTTTGGTATTCCTCCCTGTTGGATGTTGTTTTGCCCGCGGATTCCCTTGGGCGCTTTTTTGAGCGGCGGCGCCGTTTGCCGGCGGCAGCCACCGTTCGAAAATTCTCAGTCCCAGGCCACCGTTTCGGTAACCTTGATGCCGCGCTTGGCCAGTTCGTCGAAGAAGGGTTCGTCGGGCACATGCAGCAGCGGGTTGAGCAGGCCCGGTGTGGTGATCTCGCGCCGCGCGAGCATCTGCGCCACGATGCTGGCGGGGTAGCCGACGCCGAGACTCATGCCGAACAGGCCGGAGGTCAGGTCGCGCTCGATGATCAAATCGGATGTCACTGTCTTGGCGCGGCCGTCGCCGAGGCCGGAAAAGACATTGCGCATCACGCACAGGTCCTTTTCGCCGGGGCCATATTGCAGTTGCGGGCCGAGCAGCCGGCCGAGGAATTCGCGCGGGCTGTTGGAGGTGCCGGGCACCTTGTCCTCGGACAGGAAACCGAGTTCCTTCAGCGGCGCCCAGAAGGCCGACCATCCGGGCCAGCGCAGCGTATAGCGGCCGGAGCGGCGCAGCCCTTTTGCCGCGGGAAGCATCTCGACATAGTGCAGCGCATCACCATTGGGGAAGGCTTCCAGCGTGCCGAGGCCGGCGACCTCGATCTCATGGATGAAATGACTGTCGTGCTGGCGGGCGGCCGGTACGGCGACGCGTTCGCCGTTCTCGATCATCACGCTGTCACGGTTCTGGCTGACCAGAACCATGTCGAAGTTCCAGCTCACCTTGTAGCAAAGCGGCTTCGCCATCGCCTTCGGCTCGGGGATGCCGCCGCAATAGGAATCGATCGCGGTGATCGTATCGAACTGTTTTGCGGCGCGGGCGTAGAGCACGAGGTCGATGCCGGGGTCGAGCCCGCATTCGGTCATAACAGACACACCGGCCTGTTCGGCGGCCGGCGCCAGGTCTGCGATGGCCTTGCCGTAATTGGTGGTGACCAGCGGCGTGCGGGTTGCGATCGCGACCTGCACCGCTTCGCGCATCAATGGCTGCGGCAGCAGATCGATGGCGGCGTCGGCATCGGCAAGCACATCGGCAAGCGCCGGTCCGATCGCGCCCTCAGGCACGACGAAGCGCACGCGGGCAAGGTCGGTCAGATCAGCCAGCCGGGCCGCACCATCGGGCGCGGTATCGACGCAGATCACCTCCTCGACACCGCTGGCGACGAGATCGGCGATGGCGGCCCGGCCTTGCAGGCCAAGGCCGCCGAGAACCGCGATCTTCATGCTGGCTCCTTGCGGTCATCAGACCAGCAGCCTTCGGGAAGGCTGACCCATTTGTTGCAGGACGCCATGACGACGAAGGTCTCGCTGCGCACGACTTCGCCCGGCTCGCCGGCGCCCGGGATCAGCTCGCTGGTGACGCGGTAAAGATCGGCGACGTCGCCGGCCACGGTCACGTCGACGATGATGTCGAAGCGTCCGGTGACCACCGAAGCCGAGTTGACAAAGGGCAGTTCGGAAATGCGCTGCGCCAGTTCGCGGGCCCGGCCGCGCCCCTGGGCATTGATGCCGACAATGGCCGAGATCAGCTCGGGGCGCTCGGTCAGGTTCAGCAGTCCGACGATCTTGAGCAGATTGCGATCGAGCAAATTGCGCAGCCGCGAGCGTACCGTCGGCACCGAAATCGCCAACATCTCGGCGAGGCGGTTGATGCCCGGCTGGGCGTCCTGCGACAGCTGTTTGACCAGCCGCCGATCGGTCAGATCGAGATGTTCCCGCAAAAGTGCACTCTTTCATAAAGAGAAAAAATGTTGGCAATATTTTTGCCTATATGAAAATAAGCTACGGCATAGCTTTCTAGAAAGCAAGTCGTTGTTTTTAGCAGGGATGGCAATCGTGCGCTGGCCGGCGTAGGGTTGCGCCCGCCTTTCTGTCAGGGCTGTCTGGCTCAGGCCAGCGCCGCGGCGAGCAGCTTTGCCTGCGGCGTCAACTCGTCGAAGCTGCGGGCGCAGAGGTTGAGCTGACGCGTCGCCCAGTCGTCGCCGAGGCGCAGGCTGCGAAGCCGGCGGGCCGAGCGGCGCGTGGCACTTTCCGGTACGATGGCGATGCCGGCGCCTTGCGCGACCAGCCGGCAGACATTGTCGAGACCGGGCACGCGGATGCGGATATGCAGATGGCCGCCAACCCGGGCGGCCTGGCGGGTAATGTGTTCCTGCAGCGCGTTACCGAGGCTGAGGCCAACAAAGGATTCGCTCAGGATGTCGGCGAGGTTGACGGCGTGCTGGCCGGCGAGCCCCGGCCAGTTCCGCGCGGTGATCACCACCAGCCGGTCGACGAAGAACGGTTTCTGCTCGAGATGCGAAAGACCGGCCCAGGTGGCGGCAATGCCGAGATCGGCGCCACCGCTGGCCACTGCCTCGGCGATTTCGTGGCTGGGGCGTTCGTCCAGATCGAGGTCGATGCCGGGATGCGCCACCAAAAAGGCCGGCAGGATGTCGCGCAGCAGCTCGGCCGTGGCGGCGGTGTTGGCCATCAGGCGCACGCGGGCGCGCAGGCCGCCGGCATAGGCGCCGAGGTCGCCGGCCATTGCCTCGATCTGGTTCTGCACCGCGCGCGCATGATGCAGTAGCGCCTGGCCGGCGGCTGTCGGCACCACGCCGCGGCGGCGTCGTTCCAGCAGCGGCGCGCCGAGCCGCTGCTCCATGCCCTTGATACGGGCACTCGCCGAGGCCAGCGCCAGCCCGGCGAGTTCCGCGCCATGGGTGATGCTGCCGCGCTCGGCGACCAGCAGGAACAGCCGGAGATCGGTGAGATCGAAGCGCATTCTTTTGCTCCTGCGGGTCGCGCAGCTTCGGCTACAGCCTTCGTCCAGAACGAAGGCTGACAGCGCAACTTCCACATTGTGCGCGGGCCGCATGTCAGTCAAATCTTTTGCGATGGAGATTTTCGATGAGCGAAAAAGCGACAGGCCGGCAAGGGCTGGGAATTCTTGAAAGCATGGCGATCGCTCTGGCGGTCGCCGTGGCTTCGCTTGCCATGGCGCAGGCGCAGCCCGGGTTGCGGGGATGTACGACAAGGGCCGCTTCAATCAGTCCCGATGCCGCGCCGGCGAAATCCAGGGATGCCGACGCGACGGACATGCTGCTGCATGACTGATCCCATGGCGAAGGCGCGGTCGTGCTGAGCGTGGGCATCATCGCCTGGATCGGCGCCGTCTTTCTCGCTGCCGGCTTCGTCAAGGGCGTGGTCGGCATGGGGCTGCCGACCGTGGCGATGGGATTGCTGGCAGTGACGATGCCGCCGGCGCAAGCGGCCGCACTGCTGCTGATCCCGTCGCTGGTCACCAATCTCTGGCAGTTGTTCAGCGGTCCCTCCTTCGCCGGGCTGTGCAAACGGCTGCGGACGATGATGGCCGGCATCATGCTCGGCACCGTCGCCGGGGCAGGGGTGCTCACCGGCGCACATGCGGGCGCGGCCTCGGCAGGGCTTGGCGCAGCACTTGTGCTTTACGCCGTTCTCGGCCTGCTCAAGCTTGGCTTCACCACGCCGGCGCGCCACGAGGTCTTGATGTCACCGCTGGTCGGCGTGGCGACCGGGCTGGTCACCGGCGCCACCGGCGTCTTCGTCATCCCGGCGGTGCCCTATCTGCAATCGCTGCGGCTGGAGAAGGAGAATCTCATCCAGGTGCTCGGCCTGTCCTTCACCGTATCGACGGCAGCCCTTGCCATCGGCCTGTTCAGGACAGGCGCGCTCGTATCGCCGACGGCGCAGCTTTCGGGGTCGATCCTGGCGCTGCTGCCGGCACTGGCCGGCATGTTCATCGGCCAGACGCTGCGCCAGACGATGAGCGTCGAGACGTTTCGCAAGGTGTTTTTCGTGGGGCTGCTGGCACTTGGAGCTTATCTTGCGTTGGAGGCCGCGCTCTAGCCCCCAGCGTCACGCAGCGTCCCACGGAGGCTTTGTCGTCATTGTACGGCGCAACCGGTGGTTCGGATCCTGCGGCGCGTCGAGACGCTCCAGAAAAGCAGCGTAGATATCCGGCTCGACAGTAAACATGACACGGTTGAGCAACGTGTCCTCAGTGGCGCGCTGCAACGCCTCAAGCACGAGGTCGTTGCACATGGATGGCTCCTTTCCTGCCTTTGACAGCATAGCATAGCGACAATGTCACTACGATCTGTCGGTCCCGCCGGTTGGTTTACCCGATAAAAAGTTGCGCCCTCACTCGGCAATCGACCGAATGGGCCTCGCCGGGTTGCCGCCGACAAGCGTGTTCGGGGGAACGTCCTTCGTCACCACCGAGCCCGCCGCGACAACAGAGTTTTCGCCGACCGTCACGCCGCCGATGACCGTTGCGCCGGCGGCGATCCAGACGTTGCGCTCGATGACGATCGGCTTCGCGGTCGTGAAGGCGCGCCGCCGGGATGGTTCGAGGGGATGGTCCGATGTGATGAGGCTGACATTCGGCCCGATCAGCACATCGTCGGCGATGTCGAGCCCGCCAAGATCATAAAACGTGCAGTTCTGATTGATGAAGACATTGCGCCCGACGCGGATGTCGGCCCCGCCCGTCGTGTAGAAGGGCGGAATCAACAGGAAGCTGTCATCGACCTTTTTGCCAATGAGTTCGCTGAACAAGGCGCGGATTTCTTCCGCGTCATCGAACGTCAAGCGGTTGAGGTTGGCGGTGATCGCCATCGCCCGTTTGACGTCCGCCAGCATGGCCGCCGATTCCGGCGTTCTCCCGGCGATTATCCCCGTGCGATCCTCATGCGCCATTCGCTGTTTCCTCAGGGGCGCGGTCGAACGAATGTTGGCGCAAGGCGGCCGCGCCGGGATGCGCCCCTGTCTGCTGTTTGAGCATGATTCCGAAAGCCGGTTCCAGCTCTCGGGGGCAGAGCTTACCGAACCACCAGTACCGGAATTTCGGTGTAGGACAGCACCTCCGCCGTCTGGCTGCCCAGAAGCAGCTTGCCCAGGCCGCGGCGGCCATGCGAGGCCATCACGATCAGGTCGCAGCCTTGCGCCTGCGACAGTTCCAGGATCGCTTCGGCCGGCCGTTTGTCCTCGACATGGATCACCTCGGCGGACACGCCGGCCGCGTCGGCAGAAGCCTTGCACTTGGCCAGAACCTCCTTGCCGTATTTGCGCGATTCTTCCTGGAAGACGGCCAGTTCATCGCCCGCCGCATAGCCGGCCATGGCGCCGCCCCAGGCGAAGATCGGGAATTGTTCCGAGACAGTGACGAAGGTGACGGTGGCGCCGATGCCTTTTGCCAGCGTGAGGCCATGGGTAACGCCCTTGTCGGCCAGTTCCGATCCGTCGGTGGCGATGAGCAGATGTTTGTACATGATGATCTGACCTGTTGTGCAAGGGCCGGCGCCCTTGGGGTGGCTGGAGCCTTGGAGCGGCTTATCCTGATATAAGTTCGCTACCGGCTTCATCACAGGGCCACCTTGATGCGGATCAAGGCCAGGCGCGTGGGGAGAAATCAAACCAATTTCAGGCGAGTCATAGCCCGCCATCAGCGATGCGGCCACCTGTCTGCAAACATTGCTGATCGAAAACGAATGGGCTGATCGCAAACGAATGGCCGCCGAGCATGCCCGGCGGCCAATTGTGAAACGGTACGATCCGGGCCTAGAACGGTGTCGCGGGCAACTCCTGGGTGCCTTCGAGCTTCACGGCCTGGAGTTCGTTCGCGTTATAGCCAAGAGCCCGCAGGATGGTGGGAGCGACCTGCGTCGTCTGCACCAGAGTTGGCACCGACCTCGGCTTGAGCGAAGGACTGCTGATGAGAAGCGCCACGTTGCGATCGTTCGCATTGGCGCCGCCGTGCTCGGCAATCTTCGAACCGGATGTGTAGACCACACCCGGATTGACCGTGGCTATGAAGTCCGGCGTACGGCTGTCGGTGGCCGGATCTAGATAGGCGAGGGCAAGGACATTCGGCGGCTGGATCTGGGCGATGCCTTCAGCCTTGCTGGATTTCTCGAGATAATCCTGCGCCGCCGCGAGGTTCTTGACCCTGTCTTGCGGTTTGAGCCAGATCAGCGCGGCGTCGTCGGCGATGTGGAAGGCATAGCCCGGTGTCTTCGTATAAGGATCATCGTCCAGCGGCTGGAACGTCGCGGGGTCGATGGGCGACTGGCCATGCTTAGAGGCAAGTATGATCAGGGTCGAACTGGCAAGGTGGTTGTCCTTGAGGGCGACCATCAGTTCGCCGATGGCGCTGTCCACATAGGCGAGCTGCCCGGCAAGACCGTTGCCAGGCGCGCCGCTGGCATCCAGATAGCCGCCCACCA from Mesorhizobium sp. NZP2077 encodes the following:
- a CDS encoding universal stress protein encodes the protein MYKHLLIATDGSELADKGVTHGLTLAKGIGATVTFVTVSEQFPIFAWGGAMAGYAAGDELAVFQEESRKYGKEVLAKCKASADAAGVSAEVIHVEDKRPAEAILELSQAQGCDLIVMASHGRRGLGKLLLGSQTAEVLSYTEIPVLVVR
- a CDS encoding LysR substrate-binding domain-containing protein — protein: MRFDLTDLRLFLLVAERGSITHGAELAGLALASASARIKGMEQRLGAPLLERRRRGVVPTAAGQALLHHARAVQNQIEAMAGDLGAYAGGLRARVRLMANTAATAELLRDILPAFLVAHPGIDLDLDERPSHEIAEAVASGGADLGIAATWAGLSHLEQKPFFVDRLVVITARNWPGLAGQHAVNLADILSESFVGLSLGNALQEHITRQAARVGGHLHIRIRVPGLDNVCRLVAQGAGIAIVPESATRRSARRLRSLRLGDDWATRQLNLCARSFDELTPQAKLLAAALA
- a CDS encoding saccharopine dehydrogenase family protein, encoding MKIAVLGGLGLQGRAAIADLVASGVEEVICVDTAPDGAARLADLTDLARVRFVVPEGAIGPALADVLADADAAIDLLPQPLMREAVQVAIATRTPLVTTNYGKAIADLAPAAEQAGVSVMTECGLDPGIDLVLYARAAKQFDTITAIDSYCGGIPEPKAMAKPLCYKVSWNFDMVLVSQNRDSVMIENGERVAVPAARQHDSHFIHEIEVAGLGTLEAFPNGDALHYVEMLPAAKGLRRSGRYTLRWPGWSAFWAPLKELGFLSEDKVPGTSNSPREFLGRLLGPQLQYGPGEKDLCVMRNVFSGLGDGRAKTVTSDLIIERDLTSGLFGMSLGVGYPASIVAQMLARREITTPGLLNPLLHVPDEPFFDELAKRGIKVTETVAWD
- a CDS encoding Lrp/AsnC family transcriptional regulator, whose product is MREHLDLTDRRLVKQLSQDAQPGINRLAEMLAISVPTVRSRLRNLLDRNLLKIVGLLNLTERPELISAIVGINAQGRGRARELAQRISELPFVNSASVVTGRFDIIVDVTVAGDVADLYRVTSELIPGAGEPGEVVRSETFVVMASCNKWVSLPEGCWSDDRKEPA
- a CDS encoding sulfite exporter TauE/SafE family protein, which encodes MLSVGIIAWIGAVFLAAGFVKGVVGMGLPTVAMGLLAVTMPPAQAAALLLIPSLVTNLWQLFSGPSFAGLCKRLRTMMAGIMLGTVAGAGVLTGAHAGAASAGLGAALVLYAVLGLLKLGFTTPARHEVLMSPLVGVATGLVTGATGVFVIPAVPYLQSLRLEKENLIQVLGLSFTVSTAALAIGLFRTGALVSPTAQLSGSILALLPALAGMFIGQTLRQTMSVETFRKVFFVGLLALGAYLALEAAL
- a CDS encoding DUF1778 domain-containing protein gives rise to the protein MCNDLVLEALQRATEDTLLNRVMFTVEPDIYAAFLERLDAPQDPNHRLRRTMTTKPPWDAA
- a CDS encoding sugar O-acetyltransferase, which encodes MAHEDRTGIIAGRTPESAAMLADVKRAMAITANLNRLTFDDAEEIRALFSELIGKKVDDSFLLIPPFYTTGGADIRVGRNVFINQNCTFYDLGGLDIADDVLIGPNVSLITSDHPLEPSRRRAFTTAKPIVIERNVWIAAGATVIGGVTVGENSVVAAGSVVTKDVPPNTLVGGNPARPIRSIAE
- a CDS encoding ABC transporter substrate-binding protein, whose product is MKIARLFIAGLALAGLTAAASAGTLDEITKRGELRVAVQTQGPPFSLVGANGERTGSSVELAELMAKEMGVKITFLDFDWDGLIPALLSGKADLLVADMTPTLARGMKVAFTTPYMYTGSTVFTKADSKFKTTEDCKAKGTKIAVLLGATGEKEAKAAFPDADIKSYKGGGPLLLDAVNNGQADCGVNDISAVKGQQTAYPAGSFTIMPDLLSKEPLAFATRYDEPDLLIWMNLFLNQVTIDGRLQKNLDYWVNSDAWKKDH